Proteins found in one Brachypodium distachyon strain Bd21 chromosome 5, Brachypodium_distachyon_v3.0, whole genome shotgun sequence genomic segment:
- the LOC100820867 gene encoding S-norcoclaurine synthase 1 has translation MRKSQSHDFETDVPAAELWEVYGTLRAAELLPELLPQVLSKVELVSGDGGLGTILELTFPPGIPGLEKYKEKFTKIDNEKYIKEAETIDGDVLKLGFLYYMVRFEIIVKGPSSSVIRSTIEYEIDDGHPELESMVSTAPLAATAERFAGYIKEQKIAQSST, from the exons ATGAGGAAAAGCCAGAGTCATGACTTCGAGACTGATGTCCCTGCCGCTGAGCTATGGGAAGTCTACGGTACACTCCGTGCAGCAGAGCTATTGCCTGAATTGCTTCCGCAGGTCCTCTCGAAGGTTGAGCTCGTGAGCGGTGATGGTGGCCTTGGCACCATCTTGGAGCTGACATTTCCTCCAG GAATTCCTGGCCTGGAGAAATACAAGGAGAAATTTACCAAAATTGAcaatgaaaaatatatcaagGAGGCAGAAACAATTGATGGCGATGTTCTGAAGCTCGGATTCCTCTATTACATGGTCAGGTTTGAGATCATTGTGAAAGGACCCAGCTCTTCAGTGATAAGATCAACTATTGAGTATGAGATTGATGATGGGCATCCTGAGCTTGAATCCATGGTCAGTACTGCACCTTTGGCTGCAACCGCTGAAAGATTTGCAGGGTATATCAAGGAGCAGAAGATCGCTCAGAGCAGTACTTGA